In the genome of Gemmatimonadaceae bacterium, one region contains:
- a CDS encoding Ig-like domain-containing protein translates to MQSAAVYRTLGQFGLTVDHIHIHIDHPPATAFDTLIAVPAGADSLVLDLPVILNAPTEQLLVHIELLSGNEVLFSGTQTITATVGGTSSGPPPSIPIVYVGPGAGATHLAIAPRDTAIRVSGTVVYRYAATDDHSAPVSGVAVAWSTSDATLGSIDGNGAFTPSGKQGVTRIVAATPNGLRDSTTLTITAPPTRLVVVSGAGQTGTAGSALAQPLVVQAQTADGTPVPGVAVTFTAPATGTVNPTSALTDAAGRAQTTMTLGTTAGTQSFGAAAGGLTGATAAESATAAAAATLAKVSGDAQADSVGHALSHPFVVRVTDAFGNPVAGTTVDWTRVAGAGTLAAASSTSDSAGLASVGYTLGPVVRVDTVSAAVHGIPASAVLFTASGEATTAAAIAVVSGDAQSGTVGTALANPLVVKVTDAHGNAVAGAHVTWTVTTGSGTLTPPLAVTDSSGKAQTSFVFGATVGTYVVTASVGTSISTTFHEIAAAGVAAVMTKTAGDTQTVAASSAVPVKPTVKITDASKNPVAGLPVTFAVASGGGSVTGASVTTNAAGLATVGGWTVGATGAQSLHATSGSLSVTFTATLIGTTNRVASILMTPHLDTLTSLGDTYTLTAQAHDTANAVVADTFTWVSRVPATATVSSAGVVTSVANGSTWVVASDASGKQDSAQIVVQQRVATVNITPSARNIYLTRTYTLTAAAVDGRGHAMTGTPTFTWATNAPAVATVSSAGLVTGVGLGGAQISATTGSITGVATIGILTPITRIVVGRDSSALPVTDTTSLTSLTATRTFTAVAHDTLDAPMTGVTFTWTSTNGSVAVLDSITATTARATAAANGLTAITAVAQGITGSATLKVSQVLASIQLTPAADTIAVTGSAALVARGLDARGKFISGGTFTYTSGSPGVATVNASTGAVTGVANGTAFITASSGSITSNQSTITVGGTVPAAISFGRDTLSVGRGSSASIPIYLSKPNAAPVTVHLTVGDTTAFWSSANVVIPAGQTAVNATLNGHNAGTTIVTAVDSSGTGYSSATAVLAVQASMKLTSTYYAINTTDQVNTQVLLSDPSPAGGTYVTFNYGTAGVAAVSPSPAFIPAGQLAADIQITAVDSGTTTITPTAIGVNGTASNFTAYGAWLRFNNTSIRLGAGQYEPSVYLYIPTSNNLPVAITLTSSDSTIAAVPHTVTIPGGSNYVYFTTTALATGTATITASAPGWTTTNSLAVLNTAPHVGICCGYALVTTSPAVTVAVYSEDSLKAAHYRTNSLVVRLHSTDTTVMKVLDSVVTIAPGTYYNGTARVIPGGLGGSAYIVASASGHTSDSTQYTVTGPKLALSWTANRLGLGQQDVNLYVYTPNAVTSPLVVNLLSADTSIVGVQPTVTIPQGSNYAYFNVRGNGLGTMPIIASAIGYQADTATYTVTTPRVVLSGGTTLNNFGPAQGIAVYSEDSVGSAHYRMTPLTVSLSSSDTTVLRSDSSSVTIAAGLYYANTATVTPTGVGTAKLYATAAGQRGDSNSFTVQTPKLNLTLYNYTIGKGQHRSPTDFYAYTPNSRPTPVTVTFTQKHAAVDSLTATSLTIPAASNYQYFSFFGLTKGADTIVATATGYLPDTAYVTVTTPKLATSGLPGSTTTTNPPFTVNVYAEDSITSSAHYVSDTLVIAAVSSDTNVIRPAQPYFRIPKNAYYASTTVNIVGPGTASITYSDSAGTGYLPSTTNTVTVTGPSLALSTSSTVLGMRQTTGASGVYVYVPNAVATPLVVTLASTGTRVATVPASVTIAAGQTYAYFGVTALDTVGTIQIQATATGYRATSMTAQVTQPKFQIYTSGQVNTTSPKQGVTVYAEDANGTTHYTTENVTVTLASSSPTVASLDSTTVTIPAGGYYNNLATWSPGLVGTAQLSASDTRAAIYKYNTGTVNTAVINPSLTLGNFNTLGIGQYADNYFYVSVPDNQVNPLTVTLAHPGTARTTAPASVVIPAGSSYAYFRVIGASAGTDTLVASASSPFHNPATAYTVVDSGRIDPLGGWPTSLSLSGADSVAITLYARDPSQNVRNVLAATTWTLTPNANIEFVTGGATSSVITSIAVPAGAQSVTFYVKALSAGTASATFTAANYKSYTNTFTVMP, encoded by the coding sequence GTGCAGAGCGCCGCCGTGTACCGGACCCTCGGCCAGTTCGGACTCACGGTGGACCACATCCACATCCACATCGATCATCCGCCGGCGACGGCGTTTGACACGTTGATCGCCGTGCCCGCTGGCGCCGATTCGCTCGTGCTCGACCTGCCGGTGATCCTGAATGCGCCCACCGAGCAGCTCCTCGTGCACATCGAGCTGCTCAGCGGCAACGAGGTCCTGTTCTCGGGCACCCAGACCATCACCGCCACCGTCGGCGGCACGTCGTCCGGTCCGCCGCCCAGCATCCCGATCGTCTACGTGGGCCCCGGCGCCGGCGCCACGCACCTCGCCATCGCGCCGCGCGACACGGCCATCCGGGTCAGCGGCACCGTGGTCTACCGGTACGCCGCCACCGACGACCACAGCGCGCCGGTGAGCGGGGTGGCCGTGGCGTGGAGCACGTCCGACGCCACCCTCGGGAGCATCGACGGCAACGGCGCCTTCACGCCCAGCGGCAAGCAGGGCGTGACACGGATCGTGGCCGCCACGCCCAACGGCCTGCGCGATTCCACCACGCTCACGATCACGGCGCCGCCCACGCGGCTGGTGGTGGTGAGCGGCGCCGGGCAGACCGGCACCGCCGGCAGCGCCCTGGCCCAGCCGCTGGTGGTGCAGGCGCAGACCGCCGACGGCACCCCCGTGCCGGGCGTGGCGGTGACGTTCACGGCGCCGGCCACCGGCACCGTGAATCCAACGTCGGCGCTCACCGACGCCGCCGGCCGCGCGCAGACCACGATGACGCTGGGCACCACGGCCGGCACACAGAGTTTCGGCGCCGCCGCCGGAGGACTCACCGGCGCCACGGCCGCCGAGTCGGCCACGGCCGCCGCCGCCGCGACACTCGCCAAGGTGTCGGGCGACGCGCAGGCGGACAGCGTGGGGCACGCGCTGTCGCATCCGTTCGTGGTCAGGGTCACCGACGCGTTCGGCAATCCGGTGGCCGGCACGACCGTCGACTGGACGCGCGTGGCGGGCGCCGGCACCCTCGCCGCGGCGTCGTCGACGTCGGATTCCGCCGGGCTGGCCAGCGTCGGCTACACGCTGGGCCCCGTGGTACGCGTGGATACCGTCTCCGCCGCCGTCCACGGCATCCCGGCGTCCGCGGTGCTGTTCACCGCGTCCGGCGAGGCGACCACCGCCGCGGCGATCGCGGTGGTCTCGGGCGACGCGCAGTCGGGGACCGTCGGCACCGCGCTCGCCAACCCGCTGGTGGTGAAGGTCACCGATGCCCACGGCAACGCCGTAGCCGGCGCGCACGTGACCTGGACCGTGACCACGGGCAGCGGCACCCTCACGCCGCCGCTCGCCGTGACCGACTCGAGCGGCAAGGCGCAGACCAGCTTCGTATTCGGCGCCACCGTGGGCACGTACGTGGTCACCGCATCGGTCGGCACGTCGATCAGCACGACGTTCCACGAGATCGCCGCGGCTGGCGTGGCGGCCGTCATGACCAAGACCGCGGGCGACACCCAGACCGTGGCCGCGAGCAGCGCGGTGCCGGTGAAGCCCACCGTCAAGATCACCGATGCATCCAAGAATCCCGTCGCCGGACTCCCCGTGACCTTTGCCGTCGCGTCGGGGGGCGGCAGCGTGACCGGCGCCAGCGTCACGACTAACGCCGCCGGGCTTGCAACCGTGGGCGGATGGACCGTGGGAGCGACCGGCGCCCAGTCGCTGCACGCCACGAGCGGCAGCCTCAGCGTCACGTTCACGGCCACGCTGATCGGGACCACCAATCGCGTCGCGTCGATACTCATGACCCCGCATCTGGACACGCTCACCTCGCTCGGCGACACGTACACGCTCACGGCGCAGGCGCACGACACCGCGAATGCGGTGGTCGCGGACACGTTCACCTGGGTGAGCCGGGTGCCGGCCACCGCCACGGTGAGCAGCGCGGGCGTCGTGACGTCCGTGGCGAACGGCAGCACGTGGGTGGTGGCGAGCGACGCCAGCGGGAAGCAGGATTCGGCGCAGATCGTGGTGCAGCAACGGGTGGCGACGGTGAACATCACGCCCTCCGCGCGCAACATCTACCTCACGCGCACGTACACGCTCACGGCGGCGGCGGTGGACGGCCGCGGCCATGCCATGACGGGCACGCCCACGTTCACCTGGGCCACCAACGCGCCGGCGGTGGCCACCGTGAGCTCGGCCGGTCTCGTGACCGGCGTTGGGCTCGGCGGGGCGCAGATCAGCGCCACCACGGGTTCGATCACCGGCGTGGCGACCATCGGCATTCTCACGCCCATCACCCGCATCGTGGTGGGCCGCGATTCCTCCGCCCTGCCGGTGACCGACACCACGTCCCTCACCTCGCTCACCGCGACGCGCACGTTCACGGCCGTGGCCCACGACACGCTCGACGCGCCGATGACCGGCGTGACGTTCACCTGGACGTCCACCAACGGCTCCGTGGCCGTGCTCGATTCGATCACCGCCACCACCGCGCGCGCCACGGCGGCGGCCAACGGCCTCACGGCGATCACGGCCGTGGCGCAAGGCATCACCGGCAGCGCCACACTGAAGGTGTCGCAGGTGCTGGCGTCCATCCAGTTGACGCCGGCCGCCGACACGATCGCCGTGACCGGGTCGGCGGCGCTTGTGGCCCGCGGCCTCGACGCGCGTGGAAAGTTCATCTCGGGCGGCACGTTCACGTACACGTCGGGATCGCCGGGCGTGGCCACGGTGAATGCGAGCACCGGCGCGGTGACCGGCGTGGCCAACGGCACGGCGTTCATCACGGCATCCAGCGGGTCGATCACGTCCAATCAATCCACGATCACAGTGGGCGGGACGGTGCCGGCGGCGATCTCGTTCGGACGCGACACGCTGTCGGTGGGGCGCGGCTCGAGCGCGTCGATCCCGATCTACCTGAGCAAGCCCAATGCGGCGCCCGTCACCGTGCACCTCACCGTGGGCGACACGACGGCGTTCTGGTCGAGCGCGAACGTGGTGATCCCCGCCGGACAGACGGCGGTGAACGCCACGCTCAATGGGCACAACGCCGGCACCACGATCGTGACCGCCGTCGACAGCAGCGGCACCGGCTATTCCAGCGCCACGGCGGTGCTGGCCGTGCAGGCGTCGATGAAGCTCACCAGCACGTATTACGCGATCAACACCACCGATCAGGTGAACACGCAGGTGTTGCTGTCCGATCCGTCGCCGGCGGGCGGCACGTACGTGACGTTCAACTACGGCACCGCGGGCGTGGCGGCGGTGTCGCCGAGTCCGGCGTTCATTCCCGCCGGGCAACTGGCGGCGGACATCCAGATCACCGCGGTCGACTCCGGAACCACGACCATCACGCCCACCGCGATCGGGGTGAACGGTACGGCGTCGAACTTCACGGCGTATGGCGCGTGGCTGCGCTTCAACAACACGAGCATCCGGCTGGGCGCGGGCCAGTACGAGCCCAGCGTCTATCTGTACATCCCCACGTCCAACAACCTGCCGGTGGCGATCACGCTCACCAGCTCCGATTCGACGATCGCGGCCGTGCCCCACACGGTCACCATTCCCGGCGGCAGCAACTACGTGTATTTCACCACCACGGCGCTGGCGACTGGCACGGCCACCATCACGGCGTCGGCGCCGGGGTGGACCACGACCAACTCGCTCGCCGTGCTCAACACCGCGCCGCACGTGGGGATCTGCTGCGGCTACGCACTGGTGACCACGAGCCCGGCCGTCACGGTGGCCGTGTACTCGGAAGACTCCCTCAAGGCCGCGCACTACCGCACCAACTCGCTCGTCGTGCGCCTCCACTCCACCGACACGACGGTGATGAAGGTGCTGGACTCGGTGGTGACGATCGCCCCGGGTACGTACTACAACGGCACGGCGCGCGTGATTCCTGGCGGGCTGGGCGGATCGGCGTACATCGTGGCCAGCGCGAGCGGGCACACGAGCGACTCCACGCAGTACACCGTCACCGGGCCCAAGCTGGCGTTGAGCTGGACGGCCAATCGCCTCGGCCTCGGGCAGCAGGACGTGAACCTGTACGTGTACACGCCGAACGCCGTGACCTCCCCATTGGTGGTCAATCTGCTCAGCGCCGACACGAGCATCGTCGGCGTGCAGCCGACGGTCACGATTCCGCAGGGCAGCAATTACGCGTACTTCAATGTCCGCGGCAACGGCCTGGGCACGATGCCGATCATCGCCAGCGCCATCGGCTACCAGGCCGACACGGCCACGTACACGGTCACCACGCCGCGCGTGGTGCTGTCGGGGGGCACGACGCTCAACAACTTCGGCCCCGCGCAGGGCATCGCCGTGTACTCCGAAGACTCCGTGGGATCGGCGCACTACCGCATGACGCCGCTCACGGTGTCGCTGTCGTCCAGCGATACCACGGTGCTCCGTTCCGACTCGTCGTCGGTGACCATCGCGGCCGGCCTGTACTACGCGAATACCGCCACCGTGACCCCGACCGGCGTCGGCACGGCCAAGCTCTACGCCACGGCGGCGGGGCAGCGCGGGGACAGCAACAGCTTCACCGTCCAGACGCCCAAGCTCAATCTCACCCTCTACAACTACACGATCGGCAAGGGCCAGCACCGCAGCCCCACCGACTTCTACGCCTACACCCCCAACAGCCGTCCGACGCCGGTGACCGTGACGTTCACCCAGAAGCACGCCGCGGTGGACTCGCTCACCGCCACCTCGCTCACCATCCCGGCGGCGAGCAACTACCAGTACTTCTCGTTCTTCGGCCTGACCAAGGGCGCCGACACGATCGTCGCAACGGCCACCGGCTACCTGCCCGACACGGCGTACGTCACGGTCACCACGCCCAAGCTGGCCACCAGCGGATTGCCGGGCAGCACGACGACCACGAATCCGCCGTTCACTGTCAACGTGTACGCAGAGGACAGCATCACGAGCAGCGCCCACTACGTCTCCGACACGCTCGTCATCGCGGCGGTGTCCAGTGACACCAACGTCATCCGTCCGGCGCAACCGTACTTCCGCATTCCCAAGAACGCCTACTACGCCTCGACCACGGTGAACATCGTGGGTCCGGGCACGGCATCCATCACCTACTCCGACTCGGCGGGCACCGGCTACCTGCCCTCCACCACCAACACCGTCACGGTCACCGGCCCGTCGCTGGCGCTCAGCACGTCGAGCACCGTCCTCGGCATGCGGCAGACCACCGGCGCGTCGGGCGTGTACGTCTATGTGCCCAACGCCGTGGCCACCCCGCTGGTGGTGACCCTGGCCAGCACGGGCACGCGCGTGGCCACCGTGCCGGCTTCGGTCACCATTGCGGCCGGACAGACCTACGCCTACTTCGGCGTCACGGCGCTGGATACCGTGGGCACCATCCAGATCCAGGCCACGGCCACCGGCTACCGCGCCACCTCGATGACCGCGCAGGTCACGCAGCCCAAGTTCCAGATCTACACCAGCGGCCAGGTCAACACCACATCGCCCAAGCAGGGCGTGACGGTGTACGCCGAGGACGCCAACGGCACCACGCACTACACCACGGAGAACGTCACCGTGACGCTGGCGTCGTCCAGCCCCACGGTGGCGTCGCTCGACTCGACCACGGTCACGATCCCGGCGGGCGGCTACTACAACAACCTCGCCACCTGGTCGCCGGGGCTCGTAGGCACGGCGCAGCTCTCGGCGTCCGACACGCGCGCCGCGATCTACAAGTACAACACGGGCACGGTGAATACCGCCGTGATCAATCCGTCGCTCACGTTGGGCAACTTCAACACGCTCGGCATCGGGCAGTATGCCGACAACTACTTCTATGTCTCGGTGCCGGACAATCAGGTGAATCCGCTCACCGTGACGCTCGCGCATCCCGGCACCGCCCGCACCACGGCACCGGCCAGCGTGGTCATCCCAGCCGGGAGCAGTTACGCGTACTTCCGGGTGATCGGCGCCTCCGCGGGCACCGATACCCTCGTCGCATCGGCGTCGTCGCCCTTCCACAACCCGGCCACGGCGTACACGGTGGTGGACAGCGGACGCATCGACCCGCTCGGCGGGTGGCCCACTTCGCTCTCGTTGTCGGGCGCCGACTCGGTGGCGATCACGTTGTATGCGCGCGATCCCTCGCAGAACGTGCGTAACGTGCTCGCCGCCACCACGTGGACGCTCACGCCCAATGCGAACATCGAGTTCGTGACGGGCGGCGCGACCAGCAGCGTGATCACGAGCATCGCGGTGCCCGCCGGCGCGCAGTCGGTGACGTTCTACGTCAAGGCGCTCAGCGCCGGCACGGCGAGCGCGACGTTCACGGCCGCCAACTACAAATCGTATACCAACACCTTCACGGTGATGCCATGA
- a CDS encoding c-type cytochrome: MAFLLTLARGTFAAMMVSGGGGAHRQAPAASQPDTSQITAQMVAAGRGIFHGQGGCFVCHGGSLEGSPVAPPLDKKGKPWMAAKDGTFPEIFRVVTHGVPGTVMIAHPNGISDALATEVAAYIWAVNHHSVKP; the protein is encoded by the coding sequence ATGGCTTTCTTGTTGACGCTGGCGCGCGGAACGTTCGCGGCCATGATGGTGTCCGGCGGCGGCGGCGCACACCGGCAGGCGCCGGCGGCCTCCCAACCCGATACCAGCCAGATCACCGCACAGATGGTCGCCGCCGGACGCGGCATCTTTCACGGCCAGGGTGGTTGTTTCGTGTGTCACGGCGGCAGCCTGGAAGGCTCCCCGGTGGCGCCGCCGCTGGACAAGAAGGGCAAGCCGTGGATGGCCGCCAAGGACGGAACCTTTCCCGAGATCTTCCGTGTGGTCACGCACGGCGTGCCGGGCACGGTCATGATCGCTCATCCCAATGGGATCAGCGACGCACTCGCCACTGAAGTCGCCGCCTACATCTGGGCCGTGAATCACCACTCCGTGAAGCCCTAA